In Tachysurus fulvidraco isolate hzauxx_2018 chromosome 3, HZAU_PFXX_2.0, whole genome shotgun sequence, a single window of DNA contains:
- the si:ch211-196f5.2 gene encoding uncharacterized protein si:ch211-196f5.2, with translation MIRSETEKEIPLCVSLPIEVMAPEQTFPFLNTTLADLGIDESAVKERVVLMDTKRTQVRSRSGKLKEKEVSVLEVRVKAQLPGQSKCQEVLYSTETHTDRSYCRSGIAFLPWGHTPG, from the exons ATGATTCGGTCTGAAACGGAGAAGGagattcctctgtgtgtgtctctgcccaTCGAGGTGATGGCACCTGAACAGACGTTTCCTTTCCTCAACACCACACTCGCAGATCTGGGTATTGACGA ATCGGCGGTGAAAGAGCGTGTGGTGTTGATGGACACCAAGCGAACGCAGGTGAGGAGCAGATCAGGGAAACTTAAGGAGAAGGAAGTGTCTGTGCTGGAGGTGCGAGTCAAAGCACAACTGCCAGGTCAAAGCAAATGCCAGGAGGTTCTCTACAGCACCGAGACCCACACGGACCGCTCGTACTGCCGCAGCGGCATCGCCTTCCTGCCCTGGGGACACACTCCAGGTTAG